The sequence AATGCCGCAAAAATAGTGTCTGCATTACGGATGCGCACCCAAGGAAACGCCATCGCCGCCAGGCGCATTCGATTGTGGCGTCGATTCGGGGACCCTGCCCCCCACGCTCACGAGCATTTCGGCGACGCTCGCATACGCGCGCTCACGCAAGTCTTCGACGCGATCGGATTCGCTACCTTCGGTCTTCGGCATGATGGGACGACCCACGCGCACCTTGACATGACGCATCGATCCCACCGATCCGTTGTCCATGAGCTGCCAGGATCCATCGAGCGCCACGGGGACGACTGGCTTGTTCGCTCGCACTGCCGCAACGAATCCGCCAGGTTTGAAGGCTTTGAGCACTCCATCGGCGCTGCGCGTTCCTTCCGGAAAAACCAAGAGTGGTTTGCCCGCATGGAGCACATCCACGAACCGCTCGATGATTTTCATGGCCGCTTTCGGCCCCTTGCCTCGATCCACCGGCACGTGTCCCGCGAGCCGCAAGTGCCAACCCAAAAAGGGAATGCGCATCAATTCACGTTTCGCCGCCCATTTGAAATCACCAGGTAAAACCGCTCCAAGAACCAAGATGTCGAGCATGCTCTGATGATTCGAACAATACACGAATGAGGAATCGGCCGGGACGTTTTCGGTTCCCGCAACATCGATGGTGATATCGAGCGCTCGGGCGCTCTGCTTGCACCAACGACGCATCGCCCAGGTGCTCGCCGAATGATCCGGCGTAAAAGGCCCTGCCACAATCGAAAGTGTTCCGTATCCTGCAGTCCGAGCGATGAATGGCCCCCACTGGCGCACAGCGCGAATGGCATCTTGGAAGTTCATGACTATGGCGTTCTACCACCACTTCGTCAGAAATTCCACTCCTCTAGCGCGCTGGGACACCGTCGCTCAGGGGATCCATGATGAGCCCGTAGCCAACCATCTCGGGCTTGCCCGCTCGCTCGAACTTCACGGTAAAAATGCCGGGCTCGTTTTCGCTTTGCAGCACCGCGCGCCGCATCGTCCCCGCCCACTCGGCTAGCACCGTAGCCCCTGGTTTGCCCTTCCACTTGATGGGGATTGGCACCAGATCCTTTTCGCTCACGACCATCGCCGCGCCTCCAAAACCAAGGCAGAACCACCGAGGCTCCGGGCCCTCGATGCGCGACACGAGCAGCACGTGACGCAGCTCGTCCTCCTGCTTGTATGCGGCGTAGTTGCCCGCCACGAGACCATCGACTTGCACGATCCAGCGCACGCCTTTGAGCTGAGCCTCGGGCGCGCGCCCATCGACGTCCGTGTACCTGACGGCGATCCGATCCTTCACGTAGCGCTTGACGAGCGCGTGTTTCATCACGCCGTTCCACTCGGTGAGCACCACGTCATTGGCCCTTGGTTTCACCCCGTCGGGCACAGGGATGACGTACGCTCCACCCACCTTGTACGAAGCTCCGCCCGCTTGCCCTTCGATGACCAAATCGTCGCCCTCGAGTCCCGCGACGGTGGCTGCGTAGAGCACGAGCGTCGATCCGAGTCGCGCGTGCGAGAGCATGGATTCGGAAAACGTGAACACGCGGCGCCCTGGATCGAGCTTGACGGCGCGTGAGGGCAGCCCGAGCGGGTTTGGCAGGAGCGACCCGGTTGCGGGTGCAGGCGGCGGGCTTGGCGCGATGAACGACGCGAGAGGTGCCGACGATGATGGTCCGTTCGATGCTGCGCCTTGCGTCGCCACGGATGCGTTCTGGCTGTCGCACGCACACAGGAGCGCCGGAAGAACGCAGGCGAGGGGCACGATCGAGCGGAGCATGGACGGCACATCTTTGCCGCGCGCGGGGCAAATGGGCGAGAAAAAAGCGCACGAAAAGTGACGATCGAACGCTGGACAAACGTCACGTAATGGTTGGACGTCAAACGTTTGGCGATGCGGAGCTGCGAAAATCTGCGTGGTGCAGGTGATGGATGGCGGTGCCAAACATACTTTTTCGCCGCCGCACGCAACTCGGGCCTTCGTCGTGACGATGATCGTACATGGCACACTCGAGGCGTTCGCCCAGATCAGCACGGCCCCATCGCGCGACGCGCAAGCGCCGTCGTAACCTCTGGCACCTACCTTTCGCCAGCTTTCTGCAGGAGATCGCGCCGAGCAATTTCGATGTTCAGGCCGAGGTGTGGCTCGCCATGGAGTCGCCGCGAGCCGATTTCCTCATCCAGCGCCAAGAAGGGAAATCGCGACGTGGAGCCACAGCGCTGAGACGCTTGTGGGGACGACTTGGCAAGGTGACGGTGCTGGAATACAAGAGTCCTGTCAAATCATCATTTCGGTGTGGAGATCTGGTGCGGCTCGTCGGTTACGGTGCGCTTTACCATGCGCGCCATGCCAAACTCGTGTGCCATTGCGACGAGCTCACGCTGGTGCTGGTCGTTGCGTCAGTAACGCCGACGTTGGTGCGGGAAATCGAACAGATGGGCTGGACGCTCGAAACGATGGAAATTGGCTATGCACGCATCCACGGCACGATGTATCCTTGCTTCGTTGTCATCATCGACGATGTGTGTCAGGTAGAACGAAGCGAGCTCTTGCGTGTCTTCAGTCATCATCCGGTGACCGACGCGAGAGCCGATGCGTGGATTTCGTACTGGATGAAGGAGCCGAAAATGAAAGGACCTCCGGGATTCTCTCGAGCCGAAGCTGATGAGTTCATGCGGCAGGTCATGGGACGCTTGCCCGTCAAGACGCGCCTTGCAGGGATCGCGCCGGAAGAGCTCGTCGTGAACTTGCCGCTCGATGCCCTGCGAGCTCTGTCGAACGAGTACATCCAATCGCTCGCGCCAGACGTTCGGCGTAAAGTGCAGCAGCGTTTGCGCACAGGTAGTGCAAAGGCGAAAGCAGCCAAGACCCAAGGCCCCTCGTCAACGAAAAAGACCGCCACGCCAGCTTCGCGACGCCCACGAAAAGCGGCCTGATCATACGCCGACCCGAAAGCCCACAACGAGGTCATTCCCATGAATGACGACGACGTGCTCTTCGAAACGCTCGACGAGCTCGAGATCCCGCGCAAAGGACTGCGCGCTTGGTTTGCCCACAACCGCGCATTTTGCCAGCAACATGGCGGCACGCGCGTGTATGGCGAGCTCATGGACCTCATGGATCGGTGCGACGCTGCTCTTTCCCGCAAAGAACGCGCGGAAAAATCGTCAGGAGGCGGGTCGTGAGGTACAACGGGCTCTTCATCGTGCTCGACCTCGCCATCCGAAAGCTCGATGAACCGCTCGTCAATCGTTATCGCGATCCGCTGGTGCTCGGGTCACTTCGCGAGGATGTCTGGTACATCCCAGGATTCAATACCATTTTCGAGCATTGGTCATTCAGCCACTTTTACAAGCCTCCCCTTCCGGGTGGATTCATTCCGATCATCTGGCCGGGGCCACGGCGTCAGGGCGAAAAGTTTTATCGAAGGGCGCTCGGTCTGCATCGCGCGGGCAAAGTCGCGGGGAGCTTCGTGCAGCTCGGCCGAGTGGCCCATTTGATGACGGACATGTGCTGCCCCGTGCACGTGCATCGGACGACGCACCTCACCGATCCATTCGAATGGTATGTCGAAGGAAACAAGAAGAAGTTATTGGCAAGTGAAGTGCCGGACGTGCCCGATGGAACGAGCGTGAGCCATTTGATTCAGGATCTTGCGGCGTACACGAGCAAGTTCCGGGACGACAAGACGAACAATTGGCCCGGGTATGTCATGCGCAAATTGGATTTGTGGCAGCCGATGAAGGCAAGAGAAGCGGGTGAGCAAGCGCGGGAATTGATTCCGATGGCCGCGGCCTACACCGTGGCGCTCTTGCGGATGTATTTGCGGGATGCGGGGCAGCCGGGAGCTCACGACCCACGGTAAGCTCTTTGCAAGCCTGCCCGATACGCTCTCCGACGAGCCATCCTCGATAAAGCTCAATCTCGTCGCTTGAAGTTTCAAGAAATCTGGTAACATCCCCCTGCCATGACAACCAAGCGCTCGCGGACACCCGCAAAAACCACGGCGAAAGAGAGTGCCAAAAAGCCCGCCAAACGCGCTGCTTCCTCGCCCGCCAAACCCGCCGCTGCCTCGGCTCGCAAAGCCTCGGCCACGGCCAAAGCTTCCGCCGCCAAACCCAAGAAGAGCACCAAGGCACCCGCGAAGACAACCCGCGCAAAAGACAAGCGCGATGACGTGAACGTCGAAACGCTTCACCTTCCGCGACGCTGGCCCCTCGTCGACGACATCGAGATCACCGAGTCGATCCTCCACAATGCGCCATGGGACACCCCAAACGTTCCCGCAGAATTCACCGATCCATCATGGCTGGTACGCATGGGCGCCGCGGCTTTTCGTAACGGCGACGATGCAAAGGCCAATGCGTGGTGGACGCGGATTGATCCATCGGCAAACCTCGCAGAAACCGTGAAAGGCTGGCGCGCATTGGCGCTCGTGCGAGGCATCGATGCAATCGAAGAAAGTAAGCGCCGCGAAATACTGGAAGAAGCCCTCGAGCTTGCACCGGCATCGAGTCACCTTGCGGGCGAAATCCTGTGCGCGCTGGGCCGAATCGACGAAGGGCTCGCCCAAATCGAACAAGCTCGCAAAGGCGCGGAAATGGTCGAATGGCGCGCGTTGCGAAAGGCCCTATGGCTCGTGCGCGCAGGCAAGGCGCGCGAGGCCGGCGAGATGCTCGACAAACGTCTCGGCAAGATTGCTCGGTGCGAAGAAGAATTGCGCATCGAAGCCATGCATGCGTGGATCACGGCGGGGCAACCGAAAAAGGTGCGCCCGCACCTCGAAGCGCTGCGCAACTCACTTCCAGGGTTGGCGCGGGTCATCGAAGGTCGCCCGGCCCTCGATTCGTTGCCCAATGGTCTCGATACGCTCGCGAAGGATCCGCGCCTCGCCGAGCTTGGCGTATGGTTTTTGGATACCGCGGCTCGCGAAAAAGCGCACGAATCACTGGAAAAGGGCCCGTCCGCGCCGCTCGGCGTGCTTCCCGGGCCAGCCATGTGGGATGCCCTTTTCGACGGCAAAGCGTACATCGTCGTCGCCGAAGCCCTCACGCGTTGCGCTCGCACGGCCTACTTGGGAGCTTCACGAGCTCGATTGCTGGTGCATCCAGACAAACCCGGACGCATTGCATTGTGCTTGAACGCGAAGATCCCTGCGTTTTTGTGGCCGGAAGCAAATGCAGACGTCGAAGGCATCACGTCGCTGCTCGTACCCTACCGACGAACGCTGGCGGTGGACGAGCCACGGCTGTACGATTTGCCGCGGTCGATTCGCCTCTACATCGGGTTTGGCGCGGCAGTACCAAGCCCCTATTCGGGCGAGCTCGAGGAGCTGGAATTCCACACGTGGAGCCGCGTCGCGACGACGTCCCCGTTCCTCGAAAATTACGGTTGGGGCAGCGAATTCAGCGAAGATCCACATCGTGGATTCGTCGATCGCGGCGGACTCGACGGGATGCTCGCATTGCGTCAAACAGGGGGAATGGATCCGCAGCGGGTGCCGTCGGAATCGTATCGGACGATGCATAGCCGCTCCATCGTGAGGCTCGAATTACATCGGTCGGGCTACGTCATCGAAGCCAAGTACCGGCCAAGTCCGCATGTGGATGCCGTTCGCGCCATCAACGCTCGATTCGATACATCGTTCCCCGAAGACATGCCGCTCGATTGCGTGGGCGT is a genomic window of Polyangiaceae bacterium containing:
- a CDS encoding 1-acyl-sn-glycerol-3-phosphate acyltransferase; amino-acid sequence: MNFQDAIRAVRQWGPFIARTAGYGTLSIVAGPFTPDHSASTWAMRRWCKQSARALDITIDVAGTENVPADSSFVYCSNHQSMLDILVLGAVLPGDFKWAAKRELMRIPFLGWHLRLAGHVPVDRGKGPKAAMKIIERFVDVLHAGKPLLVFPEGTRSADGVLKAFKPGGFVAAVRANKPVVPVALDGSWQLMDNGSVGSMRHVKVRVGRPIMPKTEGSESDRVEDLRERAYASVAEMLVSVGGRVPESTPQSNAPGGDGVSLGAHP